In Thalassoglobus sp. JC818, a single window of DNA contains:
- a CDS encoding HEAT repeat domain-containing protein: MPSRRSSLLPTLLATFALTTISPLFAQDEEPLAVPEGDQVLASEPTTVPELFEGALLTVKLARPELAKIYLGRILQLNPDDSQLLALRDKNGMSALLSLARLDQVNPEASELLSRVTEAAKTQVGNPEYATDLIKLLNGTARDRDEATTQLQLLGQYAVAPLLKAIVDSPEQRETLVLTLARLGQPAIDPLVGALQSPIDEVKTTAAQVLGAIGGEDEVIWLLEPAFSPNSPPGTQAVARKAIARIRYKDPSKTSRVTSYGAAEKLQKTSLDYLANQFDWPPKYEEMNDIPVWTWSDDEQTVVENVTSRRNASTYFAERLARDSAELAPSSDESAELILAAMMVRDIEEAGWDQPIPTGPGTAHDIAVEAGPEFCSQVLKLSLDNQIVGSALSSAHALGLNGSRNQLRGATSPAIVEALNSAHPRVQLAAAITILQWEPNQSFRGSSRIVPILGRAIQSDDRPQSVVIDPNGQRGTTTAAIFQELGYRGSVAETGQEGFRIAAERGDIELGIVHPSTIRWGLTQTLTNLRADARTRDLPLVVYGPRSIRSRFDLLQDEFQNVVYIDEGTSPVEINKALQPVLAQISPPPLTPAQRSNQIREASYWLRRIASTGLSDIFDLAPIEEEIRLATSNPVAADNAVVALGGIGLPSAQLHLFEIMESPNMDMKLRQQAGFQLAFHVQRFGNLLKPDVLRRLQALSGNTNDGDLETAIASVLGSLHPDEQRSRKLILSTPPSTQPVTEPTKL, translated from the coding sequence TTGACGACGATTTCTCCACTCTTTGCACAGGATGAGGAACCACTTGCCGTTCCGGAGGGAGACCAGGTTCTGGCTTCGGAACCGACAACAGTCCCGGAACTCTTCGAAGGAGCTTTGCTGACCGTCAAACTGGCACGACCAGAACTCGCGAAGATTTATCTCGGTCGGATCTTACAACTCAACCCCGACGACAGCCAACTTCTCGCGCTGCGTGACAAAAACGGCATGAGCGCCCTGCTCAGCCTGGCTCGACTCGATCAGGTCAATCCGGAAGCGAGTGAATTGCTGTCCCGCGTGACGGAAGCTGCGAAAACTCAGGTTGGCAATCCTGAGTACGCAACGGATCTCATCAAGTTGCTGAATGGGACAGCCAGAGATCGCGATGAAGCAACCACACAACTTCAACTTCTCGGCCAGTACGCCGTTGCTCCACTTCTCAAGGCCATCGTCGACTCTCCCGAACAACGCGAGACCCTCGTCTTGACCCTCGCTCGATTGGGACAACCAGCCATCGACCCACTGGTCGGTGCTTTGCAATCGCCGATCGACGAAGTGAAGACAACCGCAGCTCAAGTCTTGGGAGCAATTGGCGGAGAGGACGAAGTCATCTGGCTGCTGGAACCAGCCTTCTCTCCGAACTCACCTCCGGGCACTCAGGCAGTCGCTCGCAAAGCCATTGCCCGAATCCGATATAAGGATCCTTCGAAAACAAGCCGAGTGACTAGCTACGGAGCAGCAGAGAAGCTGCAAAAGACATCACTCGACTACCTCGCCAACCAGTTTGACTGGCCGCCGAAATACGAAGAAATGAACGACATTCCAGTCTGGACCTGGAGCGATGACGAGCAAACCGTGGTCGAGAATGTGACCTCGCGACGCAACGCAAGCACTTACTTTGCCGAACGACTTGCTCGGGATTCTGCGGAATTGGCTCCCTCAAGCGACGAATCGGCCGAGTTGATTCTCGCAGCGATGATGGTTCGCGACATTGAAGAAGCTGGCTGGGACCAACCGATTCCAACAGGTCCCGGAACTGCTCACGATATCGCCGTAGAAGCTGGCCCGGAGTTTTGCTCACAGGTTTTGAAACTCAGCCTCGACAATCAGATCGTTGGCTCAGCGCTATCTTCAGCTCATGCACTCGGTCTGAACGGATCTCGAAATCAACTCCGAGGAGCAACCTCACCGGCTATCGTCGAAGCACTCAACTCTGCTCATCCACGCGTTCAACTTGCTGCGGCGATTACGATTCTGCAATGGGAGCCGAACCAGTCGTTCCGCGGATCATCTCGCATTGTTCCAATTCTCGGTCGAGCCATTCAGTCGGATGATCGCCCTCAGAGTGTCGTGATTGACCCGAATGGACAGCGGGGAACGACCACCGCTGCGATCTTCCAGGAACTCGGATATCGAGGATCAGTTGCCGAAACCGGACAGGAAGGATTTCGCATCGCTGCTGAACGAGGCGACATCGAGCTTGGAATCGTGCATCCCAGCACAATTCGCTGGGGTCTGACGCAAACGCTGACCAACCTGCGTGCAGATGCACGAACACGTGACCTGCCGTTGGTTGTTTATGGACCGCGATCCATTCGAAGCCGGTTCGATCTGTTGCAAGACGAGTTCCAAAACGTCGTCTACATCGACGAAGGAACTTCACCTGTCGAAATCAACAAAGCACTGCAACCGGTTCTCGCTCAGATCAGCCCTCCACCGCTCACACCGGCTCAGCGATCGAATCAAATTCGTGAAGCGAGCTATTGGCTGCGACGGATTGCCTCGACCGGGCTGTCCGACATCTTCGACCTCGCCCCCATCGAAGAAGAAATTCGACTCGCGACGAGCAATCCCGTCGCGGCGGATAATGCAGTCGTAGCATTGGGAGGAATTGGTCTACCAAGTGCTCAACTGCACCTGTTCGAGATTATGGAATCTCCGAACATGGACATGAAACTCCGTCAACAAGCTGGGTTTCAATTGGCCTTTCATGTGCAACGGTTTGGCAACCTGCTGAAGCCCGATGTTCTCCGTCGACTTCAGGCCTTGAGCGGAAACACCAATGACGGAGATCTCGAAACCGCCATCGCCAGCGTGCTTGGATCGCTTCATCCAGATGAGCAACGATCGCGCAAGCTGATCCTTTCGACTCCGCCATCGACGCAACCAGTAACTGAACCAACGAAGCTTTAG
- a CDS encoding histone deacetylase: MTSVFTSEQFENHITGAHPENPVRISVLHEMLRKKHDANSFQSESPTPVDEDFVLKVHGADYLNELKKTCQDGGGRLDPDTVASRESYPTALLAAGAACNAVDRVVSGKAANALCLIRPPGHHAVPEHAMGFCLLNNVAVAARYAQSQCELSRILIIDWDVHHGNGTQDIFYDDETVTFCSIHRHPFYPGTGAETETGTGSGLGTTFNVPLAFGTPREAYFQAFRKMVERAVSKSKPELVLISAGFDAHMDDPVGSLGLASEDFRELTEIVTEMAAVECGGRVVSLLEGGYQPQALAESVEIHLDGLIAASS, from the coding sequence ATGACATCAGTTTTTACGTCTGAGCAATTCGAAAATCACATCACCGGAGCGCATCCAGAGAACCCGGTCCGCATTTCGGTGCTGCATGAGATGCTTCGAAAGAAGCACGACGCGAACAGTTTCCAAAGCGAGAGCCCAACGCCTGTCGACGAAGACTTCGTTCTGAAAGTGCACGGAGCGGACTATCTCAATGAGCTCAAGAAAACGTGCCAGGATGGAGGAGGTCGCCTCGATCCGGACACTGTCGCGAGCCGCGAATCTTATCCGACGGCGCTCCTTGCAGCCGGGGCTGCCTGCAATGCCGTTGATCGTGTCGTTTCCGGTAAGGCAGCAAACGCGCTCTGTCTGATTCGACCGCCAGGACATCACGCGGTCCCTGAACACGCGATGGGATTTTGTCTGCTGAACAACGTGGCCGTCGCAGCCCGCTATGCACAGTCGCAGTGTGAGTTGTCCCGGATTCTGATCATCGACTGGGATGTTCATCACGGAAACGGGACTCAGGACATTTTCTACGATGATGAAACAGTCACGTTCTGTTCCATTCATCGCCATCCATTTTATCCGGGGACCGGGGCGGAGACAGAAACCGGGACCGGAAGCGGGCTGGGGACGACATTCAATGTGCCGCTTGCTTTCGGAACGCCTCGAGAGGCCTATTTCCAAGCTTTCCGAAAGATGGTTGAGCGTGCTGTTTCGAAGTCGAAGCCTGAATTGGTGCTCATCAGTGCCGGTTTCGATGCCCACATGGACGATCCAGTCGGTTCGCTGGGTCTCGCGTCCGAGGACTTCCGCGAACTGACAGAGATCGTCACGGAAATGGCTGCCGTTGAATGTGGTGGCCGAGTCGTCAGCCTCCTCGAAGGCGGATATCAGCCGCAAGCTCTCGCCGAATCTGTCGAGATTCACCTCGATGGACTCATCGCTGCCTCAAGCTAG
- a CDS encoding STAS domain-containing protein, which produces MTSPDPSVINIEWHGDALVVIASGAVENLSWDIVEHAADIVLDPIRQQKAPLVVFDMTQVSYFGSVFMALLIRCHKLVKTSGGVMVLCGVHNLTRELLHITALDTLWAIYDSREDALEAIGA; this is translated from the coding sequence ATGACATCTCCTGATCCAAGTGTGATCAACATCGAATGGCATGGCGATGCACTTGTAGTCATCGCATCCGGTGCAGTCGAAAATCTGAGTTGGGATATTGTCGAGCACGCTGCTGATATTGTGCTCGATCCAATCCGCCAACAAAAAGCCCCGCTGGTCGTTTTCGACATGACCCAGGTCAGCTACTTCGGCTCAGTCTTCATGGCCCTGTTGATCCGCTGTCATAAACTGGTGAAAACATCAGGCGGTGTCATGGTCCTGTGCGGAGTCCACAATCTGACTCGGGAACTTCTGCACATCACAGCTTTGGACACACTCTGGGCAATCTACGATTCTCGCGAAGATGCGTTGGAAGCCATCGGCGCGTGA
- a CDS encoding LOG family protein, producing MDERQRVSPPDVSEDYPLVTEHERNTTQTTRLVEEIKETADKFLRDQATRGDLKIVSRALRELRYAFKVFTPYRRIRKVTVFGSARMAPEHPAYQASLEFGRRMAKAGWYVVTGAGGGIMEGAHVGAGRKMSMGLNIMLPFEQDANYVISNDEKLVNLKYFFTRKLMFVKEVHAVALFPGGFGTQDECFETLTLVQTGKRDLMPIVLIDPPGGQYWPDWKEFISRQMEDHGLISPADHSLYKITDSVDEAFDEIMSFYCVYHSMRYVRDKLYLRLHFEPGPELIDQLNTEFADIIETGKIESTTAHDMEKDEEHLVDLPRLAFHFNRRDIGRLRQMVDRINNSFELCNVHKTES from the coding sequence ATGGATGAACGTCAACGAGTTTCACCTCCGGATGTCTCGGAAGACTATCCGCTCGTCACAGAGCACGAGCGGAATACGACTCAAACCACGCGGCTGGTCGAAGAGATCAAGGAAACAGCGGACAAGTTTCTGCGCGACCAAGCGACTCGTGGTGATTTGAAAATTGTTTCGCGTGCTCTTCGCGAACTCCGTTACGCTTTCAAGGTCTTCACGCCTTATCGCCGCATCCGAAAGGTCACAGTCTTCGGCTCAGCCCGAATGGCTCCAGAACATCCCGCCTATCAGGCATCGCTCGAATTCGGACGACGGATGGCCAAAGCTGGCTGGTATGTCGTCACCGGAGCGGGTGGCGGAATCATGGAAGGGGCACACGTCGGAGCTGGCAGAAAGATGTCGATGGGGCTCAACATCATGCTCCCCTTCGAGCAGGATGCGAACTACGTCATCTCGAACGATGAAAAGCTTGTGAACCTGAAGTACTTCTTCACGCGTAAACTCATGTTCGTGAAAGAAGTCCACGCTGTCGCCCTCTTCCCCGGCGGTTTCGGGACACAAGACGAATGCTTTGAAACGCTCACGCTGGTGCAAACCGGAAAGCGTGACCTCATGCCAATCGTGTTGATCGACCCACCGGGCGGCCAATACTGGCCCGACTGGAAGGAGTTCATCAGCCGGCAGATGGAAGACCACGGTTTAATCTCCCCGGCCGATCACTCACTCTACAAAATCACAGACAGCGTCGACGAAGCCTTCGATGAGATCATGAGCTTCTATTGCGTGTATCACAGCATGCGATACGTCCGGGACAAACTTTATCTGCGGCTGCATTTCGAGCCAGGTCCCGAACTCATCGATCAACTCAACACCGAGTTTGCAGACATCATCGAAACGGGGAAGATCGAAAGCACCACCGCTCACGATATGGAGAAAGACGAAGAGCACCTCGTCGACTTGCCGCGACTCGCTTTCCACTTCAATCGAAGAGATATCGGCCGACTCCGACAAATGGTCGACCGCATTAACAACTCATTCGAACTCTGCAACGTTCACAAGACTGAATCGTAA
- a CDS encoding trypsin-like peptidase domain-containing protein, with the protein MIKRVTLLGLCLFIISGPLDAQEDLQQPTQEQLQQVLHFAGRQVARVAAQTSPAVVHIESERELRNSVTEETGSGVLITSPRSKTPFIVTNRHVVADAELQDIRVLLSDGRIVSPYEKIEDSDSDLAVLRIRETGINPAQWGDSDNLDIGHFVLAMGSPFGLDQSVTLGIISAKGRRSLDLPGRRVINQDFLQTDAAINPGNSGGPLIDLDGRVVGINTAIASQGGGNDGIGFSIPSNLVQFIVTQLLEFGRVRRGYLGVELDEDFTLEEARELSLDRITGARVIRVLESTPAATAGLRANDVIIDFDGIEVQDENDLINRVSLTPVNKQVRMVILRNGQPRTLSVILTEKRDLRQGAVPQMPVPAGQRIYQNASYQTEQLTAQLASQLGYVSTQRGLLVVSLGDKAADNSNESSLQLYDVIEEVARKQVTTPEEFEHAVSRIDDGPVVLKVRRIIDGEPTSRLVMWSPK; encoded by the coding sequence ATGATCAAACGAGTCACCCTGCTGGGTTTATGCCTCTTCATCATTTCAGGGCCGCTCGATGCCCAGGAAGACCTTCAACAACCAACGCAGGAACAATTGCAGCAAGTCCTGCACTTCGCCGGTCGGCAGGTTGCTCGCGTTGCTGCTCAGACGAGTCCAGCTGTCGTTCACATTGAAAGTGAACGCGAACTGCGGAACTCTGTGACAGAGGAAACCGGCTCCGGTGTCTTGATCACCAGCCCGCGCAGCAAGACACCGTTCATTGTCACGAATCGGCATGTCGTTGCAGATGCTGAGCTGCAAGATATTCGAGTCCTGCTTTCTGATGGACGGATCGTCTCTCCTTACGAGAAAATCGAAGATTCCGATAGCGATCTCGCGGTTCTGCGAATCCGTGAGACTGGAATTAATCCCGCTCAATGGGGTGACAGCGACAATCTTGATATTGGCCACTTTGTCCTGGCGATGGGCAGCCCGTTTGGTCTCGATCAATCGGTCACGCTGGGAATTATTAGTGCCAAGGGGCGGCGATCTCTCGATCTGCCTGGTCGTAGAGTGATCAATCAGGACTTCCTTCAAACTGACGCTGCAATCAATCCGGGGAATAGCGGAGGGCCACTCATTGACCTTGATGGGCGAGTTGTCGGAATCAATACCGCGATCGCTTCTCAAGGAGGCGGCAACGACGGAATCGGATTCAGTATTCCCAGCAACCTCGTGCAGTTCATCGTGACGCAGTTGCTCGAATTCGGACGTGTGCGCCGGGGATATCTCGGAGTGGAGTTGGATGAAGACTTTACGCTGGAAGAAGCCCGCGAATTATCTCTCGATCGAATTACCGGCGCTCGAGTCATTCGAGTTTTGGAATCGACACCTGCCGCGACTGCTGGTTTGCGGGCTAATGATGTGATTATCGACTTCGACGGGATCGAAGTGCAGGACGAGAACGACCTCATCAATCGCGTCAGCCTGACGCCAGTGAATAAGCAGGTGCGAATGGTCATTCTGCGAAATGGTCAGCCTCGCACGCTCTCAGTCATTCTGACCGAGAAGCGCGACTTGCGTCAGGGTGCTGTTCCACAAATGCCAGTTCCGGCTGGTCAGCGGATTTATCAAAACGCCAGTTACCAGACCGAGCAACTCACCGCACAACTTGCTTCGCAGCTTGGTTATGTTTCCACTCAGCGAGGGCTATTGGTTGTGAGTCTCGGCGACAAAGCTGCCGATAATTCGAATGAATCGTCGCTTCAACTGTACGACGTGATTGAAGAAGTGGCACGGAAACAGGTGACGACTCCCGAGGAATTCGAACACGCTGTTTCCCGAATCGATGACGGACCAGTCGTCTTGAAAGTCCGCCGCATCATCGATGGAGAACCAACTTCACGACTGGTCATGTGGTCTCCAAAGTAA
- a CDS encoding TraR/DksA C4-type zinc finger protein, producing the protein MARKDALLKLHQRLIEQRKELKQKVAEQLDSAGERSGPGDLGDLSLIDAEQEMGTQLAAFESRELNRIEKAIEAIRQGTYGTCEYCEKPIPIARLRALPHTSCCIKCQREQEINGGPNSDGSEGDWESAWEYQARENDQELTVRDVRMDSD; encoded by the coding sequence ATGGCGAGAAAAGACGCACTGTTGAAACTGCACCAGCGTTTGATTGAACAGCGAAAAGAACTCAAACAAAAAGTGGCGGAACAACTCGATTCAGCCGGGGAAAGGTCTGGACCCGGAGATCTTGGTGATCTATCACTCATAGATGCTGAGCAGGAAATGGGGACTCAGTTGGCAGCTTTCGAAAGCCGCGAACTGAATCGCATCGAAAAGGCAATTGAGGCCATCCGGCAAGGCACTTACGGCACTTGCGAGTACTGTGAAAAGCCGATTCCGATCGCGCGACTCAGAGCACTCCCGCACACTTCGTGTTGCATCAAGTGTCAACGAGAGCAAGAAATCAATGGCGGTCCGAATTCGGACGGTTCCGAAGGGGACTGGGAATCCGCTTGGGAATACCAGGCCCGAGAGAATGATCAAGAGTTGACCGTTCGAGACGTCAGAATGGACTCTGATTAG
- a CDS encoding tetratricopeptide repeat protein: MRIDLAKVFVFFLGGAAICSSGCVALTAPANFVKSFQKPKVEQVVYEEEVIEVPDKLRDPEGLKVAYARWMEDMKQYGEARTKYEEVLDSEPKNVVAILGLARIDQQLGLHTEAEQKYRKAVRIAPESAAVQNAFGKFYVAQENWEAALEPLTEAMLAAPEDVNYRFELAVALVHVGDLDSALPHFIRTVGDAEAHFNVAMILKEIGDYDAAEKHLMLAVTKKPEFKQAHYWLAHLREERVNGIAIEPTPHSLPTGTGYPKQQSNLRPSHSFSKTGSAVTTPQQAAAIRELAATAP; this comes from the coding sequence ATGCGAATCGATTTAGCCAAGGTATTTGTGTTCTTTCTTGGTGGAGCAGCGATCTGCTCTTCAGGGTGCGTTGCATTGACTGCTCCGGCGAACTTCGTGAAGTCATTCCAGAAGCCGAAGGTCGAACAGGTTGTTTACGAAGAGGAAGTGATCGAAGTTCCCGACAAACTTCGGGATCCAGAAGGGCTGAAAGTTGCTTATGCCCGCTGGATGGAAGACATGAAGCAGTACGGAGAAGCTCGTACGAAGTATGAGGAAGTTCTCGATAGCGAGCCCAAGAACGTGGTCGCAATTCTCGGACTTGCTCGAATCGATCAACAACTCGGGCTGCACACCGAAGCAGAACAAAAATATCGAAAAGCTGTTCGCATCGCTCCGGAATCGGCAGCAGTTCAGAATGCGTTCGGCAAGTTCTACGTCGCTCAGGAAAACTGGGAAGCTGCTCTCGAACCGCTCACTGAAGCCATGCTGGCGGCTCCCGAAGATGTCAACTACCGCTTTGAGTTGGCAGTTGCTCTCGTTCACGTAGGCGATCTCGACTCAGCCCTGCCTCACTTCATCCGCACAGTCGGAGATGCTGAAGCTCACTTCAACGTCGCGATGATTTTGAAAGAAATCGGCGACTACGACGCAGCAGAAAAGCATTTGATGCTCGCTGTCACCAAAAAGCCAGAGTTCAAACAGGCTCACTATTGGCTGGCACATCTCCGTGAAGAACGCGTCAACGGGATTGCCATCGAGCCCACTCCGCACTCGCTGCCAACCGGAACTGGCTACCCAAAGCAGCAGTCGAATCTTCGACCGTCTCACTCGTTCTCAAAAACTGGTTCCGCTGTGACCACTCCTCAACAGGCGGCAGCCATCCGAGAACTCGCTGCGACTGCTCCATAA
- a CDS encoding ATPase, which produces MSGESLPNLNLAEGRNENASTSSDSESRPELSTDLYDRIVNEVQAICQSLIPEKAEQSNRDESSLDACDPPRPPKSLSETGISLSQLCDLILKTVYLHGALTGNRLAQELRLPFRVVEEGVSCLQQQGLLTSDSCEPDAPKHRRYSLSDSGRRRTRDAFEECRYVGPAPVSLRDYAEQCRKQSTRKIDFSEEDLRSAFDHLHVQEELFNQLGPAILSGQSMILFGPAGNGKSVLARSIANLMNQAGGTIYVPFAVTVDQRLVTVFDPSIHRAVDHTLPENSLAADRESPSEDENHDELGVDLRWRKTLRPVIQCGGELTLEMLNLKYNELSGYYSAPLQMKANGGAMLIDDFGRQKEATEALLNRWILPLEERVDTLSLQTGKIFQIPFEQLTIFSTSQSPEELGDPAFLRRVRHKVPVLPPTDEQFRSIFRRVCEERHVRYDDWIVTQMLTNCYNTDHPPKSSDPRDLLDAVHAICRFNGESFHLSEELLTEAWRYCLSGSPGSTAGKPV; this is translated from the coding sequence GTGTCTGGTGAGTCACTTCCCAATTTGAATCTCGCTGAGGGTCGGAACGAGAATGCGTCTACGTCCTCAGATTCAGAGAGTCGACCTGAACTGTCGACGGATCTCTACGACCGCATCGTGAATGAAGTGCAGGCGATTTGCCAATCGCTCATTCCGGAGAAAGCCGAGCAGTCCAATCGCGACGAGTCATCGCTTGACGCTTGCGATCCTCCTCGCCCTCCGAAATCGCTCTCAGAGACTGGGATTTCGCTCAGTCAGCTCTGTGATCTGATTCTTAAAACGGTTTATCTCCATGGGGCTCTGACGGGCAATCGACTCGCTCAGGAACTTCGCTTGCCGTTCCGAGTTGTTGAAGAAGGCGTTTCCTGTCTGCAGCAACAGGGTTTGCTGACTTCGGATTCCTGCGAGCCGGATGCTCCCAAGCATCGACGCTATTCGTTAAGCGACTCCGGGCGGCGTCGAACTCGCGACGCCTTTGAAGAGTGTCGATATGTTGGCCCAGCACCGGTCTCTTTGCGAGATTATGCAGAACAGTGCCGGAAACAGTCGACTCGCAAAATCGACTTCTCGGAAGAGGATCTTCGCAGCGCATTCGATCATCTGCATGTTCAGGAAGAGCTGTTCAATCAACTTGGGCCAGCGATTCTGAGCGGACAGTCGATGATTCTGTTCGGGCCTGCCGGGAACGGAAAAAGTGTACTCGCCAGATCCATCGCAAATCTGATGAATCAAGCGGGAGGCACGATCTATGTTCCCTTTGCGGTCACGGTCGATCAGCGACTGGTGACGGTCTTCGACCCATCAATTCATCGAGCCGTTGATCACACGCTGCCGGAGAACAGCCTTGCTGCGGATCGAGAATCCCCTTCTGAGGATGAGAATCACGATGAGTTGGGTGTTGATCTTCGTTGGCGAAAGACTCTGCGACCGGTGATCCAATGTGGTGGCGAACTCACGTTGGAAATGCTCAATCTGAAATACAACGAACTGAGCGGCTACTATTCTGCCCCTCTGCAAATGAAAGCTAATGGCGGTGCGATGCTGATTGACGACTTTGGCCGTCAGAAAGAGGCAACTGAAGCACTCTTGAATCGGTGGATCCTGCCGCTTGAAGAGCGAGTTGATACTCTCTCGCTCCAGACTGGGAAGATTTTCCAGATCCCCTTCGAACAATTGACTATCTTCTCGACGAGTCAAAGTCCAGAAGAACTGGGCGACCCGGCGTTCCTGAGACGCGTTCGTCACAAAGTTCCTGTTCTTCCCCCGACGGATGAGCAGTTTCGATCCATTTTCCGACGAGTGTGCGAAGAACGCCATGTGCGGTACGACGATTGGATCGTCACGCAGATGTTGACCAACTGTTACAACACGGATCATCCTCCTAAATCGAGCGACCCTCGTGATTTGCTGGATGCCGTTCACGCAATCTGTCGATTCAACGGAGAGAGTTTCCATCTCAGCGAAGAACTCCTCACCGAAGCTTGGCGATACTGCTTGAGTGGTTCGCCAGGTTCAACTGCAGGGAAGCCGGTGTAA
- a CDS encoding DegT/DnrJ/EryC1/StrS family aminotransferase: MSRILQIPSSQDSTTPVPLIDLVAQYGTIRDEVQTAVQRVFENQSFVLGQEVESFEEEMAAYCDARHAIGCASGSDALLLALSALDIGPGDEVITSPYSFFATAGSIARTGATPVFVDIDPHTYNLDPFQIEMAISRRTKAIMPVHLFGQCAEMEPIWRIAIGHGLSVVEDAAQAIGSSYHGRRAGVLGSIGCFSFFPTKNLGGAGDGGLMTTDDKDLATKLKRIRVHGDLGGYQHVEVGINSRLDALQAAVLSVKLKHLDSWSDARRDNAARYRELFAEMELDQQIEAPTEPANGHHVYNQFTIRVASEIRDEVIKRMRERQVGCAIYYPKPLHLQECFKSLGYLPGDFPEAERAAAETIALPIFAELGADRQRIVVETLRAVLTEIQTDSQSTIRRAA; encoded by the coding sequence ATGTCACGGATTCTCCAGATTCCCTCCTCTCAGGATTCAACTACACCCGTCCCTCTGATCGATCTGGTTGCCCAGTACGGCACCATCCGCGATGAGGTTCAAACTGCCGTTCAACGCGTTTTCGAAAACCAGTCGTTTGTCCTCGGTCAGGAAGTGGAAAGCTTCGAAGAGGAAATGGCTGCCTATTGTGATGCTCGACATGCAATCGGATGTGCTTCCGGCAGCGATGCATTGCTGCTCGCACTCTCCGCTCTCGATATTGGACCCGGGGACGAAGTCATTACTTCCCCTTACAGCTTTTTCGCGACTGCTGGATCGATCGCCAGAACCGGCGCGACACCCGTCTTCGTCGACATTGATCCGCACACATATAATCTCGACCCATTTCAGATCGAGATGGCGATTTCCCGACGCACAAAAGCAATCATGCCCGTGCATCTGTTCGGTCAGTGTGCCGAGATGGAACCGATCTGGCGAATCGCCATCGGTCACGGACTCTCCGTCGTTGAAGATGCCGCTCAGGCAATTGGATCGTCCTATCACGGTCGACGAGCCGGCGTGCTGGGATCGATCGGCTGCTTCAGCTTCTTCCCCACGAAAAACCTCGGTGGAGCTGGGGACGGTGGGTTGATGACAACTGATGACAAAGATCTCGCCACCAAGCTGAAAAGAATTCGCGTACACGGCGACCTCGGCGGTTATCAGCACGTAGAAGTCGGCATTAACAGTCGGCTTGATGCACTTCAGGCTGCTGTTTTGTCTGTCAAACTGAAGCATCTCGATTCATGGTCGGACGCACGACGTGACAACGCTGCCCGCTACCGTGAGCTGTTCGCTGAGATGGAACTCGATCAACAGATCGAAGCTCCCACTGAGCCAGCGAACGGACATCACGTTTACAATCAGTTCACGATTCGCGTCGCTTCTGAAATTCGCGACGAAGTGATCAAACGGATGCGTGAGCGACAAGTCGGATGTGCGATTTACTATCCAAAACCACTGCACCTGCAAGAGTGCTTCAAGTCGCTTGGCTATCTGCCGGGTGATTTCCCAGAAGCCGAACGTGCAGCTGCCGAAACGATCGCTCTGCCGATTTTCGCAGAACTCGGAGCGGACCGTCAGCGAATTGTCGTGGAAACGCTTCGAGCAGTGCTGACAGAAATTCAAACCGATTCTCAGTCCACGATTCGTCGTGCGGCTTAG